In one Nicotiana sylvestris chromosome 8, ASM39365v2, whole genome shotgun sequence genomic region, the following are encoded:
- the LOC138875217 gene encoding secreted RxLR effector protein 161-like → MGSEFEMSMMEELNFFLGFQVKQSPKGTSIRQQKYIRELLKRFDTEASKVIDTPIATATQLDMNEIGSTVNQTMYRDIIGSLLYLTASRHDIVFCVGLCARFQSNPKESHLKATKITLRYLKGTQDLVLYYPSGDNFYLIGYADADYAGYLVDRKSTSGMAHFLRSCLISWGTRKQNSVALSTTEVEYVAAASCCTQLLWIKQ, encoded by the coding sequence atgggaagtgaatttgaaatgagcatgatggagGAATTAAACTTCTTCTTGGGTTttcaagtaaaacagtccccAAAAGGTACTTCCATTcgtcagcaaaaatacatcagggaactcttgaagaggtttgacacggaagcatcaaaggtgatagacactcccattgcaactgccactcaACTAGACATGAATGAAATCGGATCTACTGTGAATCAAACAATGTATAGAGACATcattgggtctcttctctatctcacTGCCAGTCGACATGATATTGTTTTTTGCGTGGGGCTGTGTgcgaggtttcaatcaaatcccaaggaatctcacttgaaggctACCAAAATAACACTAAGATATCTCAAAGGCACGCAGGACCTTGTCCTATATTATCCATCAGGTGACAATTTTTATCtgattgggtatgctgatgctgactatgcaggttatcttgtggacagaaAAAGCACATCTGGGATGGCTCACTTCTTAAGatcatgtcttatctcttggggtacaaggaagcaaaattcggtggctctttcaacaactgaagtTGAATATGTAGCTGCAGCATCCTGCTGTACTCAGCTTCTATGGATCAAACAGTAA